TGGACACCTTGAGGTTGTCCAGATTCTTCTTGAAGAAAGGTAAGCTGTTCAGTAGATCCCATTGAAGAGCTCTAACCTGAGTCCCTTTTTGTCCATTTCAACTTGATCTCAGAAAAGTAAACTTATAGATAGATAGTAGCAGAATTTTCAGGGTTAAAACTCAAGAAAGTGGAGACCAGGGActagtggcattcctcagggatcagtattgggaccagtgctgtttaacacctttgtcggtgacatggacagtggagttgagtgcaccctcagcaagtttgctgatgacagtGGAGGTACAGggtgccattcagagggaccttgacaggcttgaggtgcgggcctgtgcaaacctcatgaagttcaacaaggccaagtgtaaggtcctgcaattgggtcagggcaatcccagacacaaatacaggctgggcaatgagtgaattgagagcagccctgtagagaaGGGCTTGTGGGTATTAGTGGATATAGGACTcactgtgagccagcagtgtgccctcaCAGCCCAGGAGGCCAACTGTAtcatgggctgcatcaagagaagcatgaccagcaggttgagggaggtgattctccccctttactccaGTCTCACGagacccccacctggagtgctgtgtccagctctggggcccccaacataagaaggacatagagcTACTCAGGTGAGTtcagaggagggtcatgaagatgattaTGGGGCACCTCcattatgaggacaggctgagagagttggggttattaagcctggagaagagaaggctctggggagaccttatagcggccttaCCAGTGCTTGAAGTAcaagaaagatgaggagggactctttatcagggagcgtaGGGATAgcatgaggggtaacagttttaatctgaaagagggcagatttagattagatggtaaggaagaaattctttactgtgagggtggtcagacactggaacaggctgccccctccctggaagtgttcaaggccaggttggatggggctttgagccacctgatctagcggaaggtgtccctgcctgtggcagggagggTTGGAatcagatgatctttaaggtcccttccaacccaaaccattctatgattctattaaaatATACTCTGTGTCTGTTTATAACTGGATTCTACTATTGCAGCATGCTTTCCATATTTGCTAAGAAACTCATTAAAAGTTGTGAGCATCTCTAAAATTATTCCTTTGATCTTCAAGGATATATTGTCACTCCTCCCAGAGCAGAGACCAAGAGAATAGAACAGAATTTGTAGTATCCCATTCCAGCCACTGTACTGAGTATAAATTTGGTGTATTTGATTGTTCCACTTAGACTTTTTCTCTAAACCGCTTGCATCTATGTTACACTGCAGAATGTTTGCTGATGTACTGGCTGCTAAGTGGGACATGACAGACACACCTTTACCAAAGTTACTCCTTGATGAATTTCAGTTATCTCTTAGTTTTTGGACAAttcacttcctccttcttccttgaGTTGtcacattattttcttcagtcagtATAACACCAAGCATGTTCATTTGTCAGAAACTTCCTATCATATTTGTTGTTTATATTCAAGTCAACTGTTCTAGTTTTTCAAGACaaccagaaaagcaaagaatgCTTCAACGCTCTCCTTGAGACACCAAAGAAGATTCTTCTGAAGCCCAAATAAAAGTCAGGATCCAAATATTTCCAatggaaaacatttcagaatgaaGGGTGAGAGTCGGGTGTTGCAGTTCAGCTGAACTCTACATTAATCAAGCCCACTCTGTTCCTCTCTGCAACCCTAATTACAGAACCAAGCAAGTTTAGTTCATTCTGTGGTTATGAGTAATCTCAGGATGCACAGCATTCCACAGCCTTCAGTGATcatcctaccttttttttttttcagtcctacCCAGATGCTGTGCCCTCTGCTGGGGTTGCTGTTTTCTACTGTAATCAGTACATTCCAGCACATAGAGGACATTCCAGCATGTAGAGGAATATCTCACTGACAGACTTTATGGATTGAAATCATCTGTGTATTGAGGAATCTTTTGAGATTTTGGGGAATTTACCCATTTGGTAAAtaggaaaacagttttttaagttatgcttactgtaaaaaaaaaaacaaacgtgAATATCTGCTTGTAAATGTCCCCTTCAGGCCCCTTCTTTTAGGCAGGTGAACTCAGTTCCTGATGCTGTGGCCTCATTGATCTCATTTAGTTCATGCTTACTCATATTAATCATTTGGGAAAATACAATTGCTAGATATATAAACGTGAATATCTGTGAAGGTAATATTACATAACATTCCAGAGACTCATCCTGGAAAgcttgtcaattttttttttatattcatccATATTTGAAAAAAGCTACAGGAAATGTTTGTAGACTGGAAAAAAAGATCTTACCGATCTAAAGAGTTCAGGCCACTGCTGTGGACACTGAGAGGTAGCCTAATCACAGTCTGCACATACCTGAGCATATAGAAGGGGGAAgacaaaatcagaacaaaatttgGTTGctgagaaataagaaattaagaaGGAAATTAGGCAAGATTTTGCCTAAAGGAAGCTTAATCCTTAAAGATAACTGGGCAACAGTAATTTCTTCAGCACTGAAATCTTCTAAATTAAGTTTTGAATGCTTTTCTATTGAGGTTATTATAAAATCCCAAGTCAAAACAGTCTTGCGAGTGGTACAGCTACCAGTGTATCAGCAACATGATCTGATACTGGCatcttctggttttaaaaactCATGGGTGGCCCCACATCTACTGTATAATTTGTAGTTTACACTGAAATTTCTGGTTTACTTATCCACTTGAGTTTAAATtgacaaaaaataaatgcattatttttgaCCTCCCAATCAACCccaaactttcagattttttttttttttgttgttgttaatatcACGAGGCAATGTTTCCTCATCTGTGTCGTTCTGCAGACATTTTGGTAACAAAGAGATCCCTACAGGGACCAGCACACAGTTGTAAGGGTGCTATTTCTCTCACTAAGCAGAGTCTGTATTCTTGGTTCTTATTTAATGGTAAATGTTTTATTGTAAACGTTTTGATGCTGTTTTCAGCATCTTCTAGAAAGTAATGTTCTAGAAgttaaactgccttttttttttttttaattactggtTATTCAGAAGAGATCTGTAGCCAAATTTCTGTTAATGAtcttgagccttttttttttttctttttttttggcgTGATACAATGTGTGGGATTTTAATTCATTGCTGTTGTAGTACTGCATGAGCCTTGGTAAGTGATAATCTGGAGCGGAACAACACAAATGTAGAATCTGGccttagcaaaagaaaatgaagtatgaTTACTTTTCATCACCATAATGCTAAGTATTTAGCCTAAAGAGTGCCCCAATATAGACAGAGTGTCTAAAAGTCGTTGCACCTTAGGAGTATCAGATGTATATGCTGTAAGTGAGAATAATACAGCATCAGGACTCTTCCTAAACATATTTACCCTGTTAACCactgttcttttctgtttctttaggtGTGACAGGTCCATCACTAATAAATCAAGGCAAACAGCTCTGGACATTGCTAAACTTTGGGGGTACAAGCACATAGCTAATTTGTTGGCTAATGTGAAGGGTGGGCAGGTGCCTAATTTTCTGTCAAATGATGtgaaagaatatgaaaattattttggtttgacACTTCTGGACAGAAGGAGTGATAAAAGAACAGATTCCAAGTGGCTAAGCAAAAAACAAAGTCATCCAAATACAGTATACATCCTCTTCTCAAATCTAAGTCCTTTGGTTACTTTGGCAGGGGGAATAGGGAGCCCCCAGCAGCCGGAAGTAAAGCTTTGCAGGCTGTACCACAAAGATGTGGAGCAGTACATGAACCAAACTGAAGAAGGCACATTGATTTTTCTTGGAGTTGAACTCCAGTTCCACATGAACCTGGTCGCTGCTTGCAATGGAAGAGTTCTGCAAGAAGATGAAGAGGATCAGTTAGTTGCTTGGTTTGCTCTTAGCATAGATTCTGCTTCTGCTGAGAAATTTCAACAGAAGCATGAGGACTGTTACTTTCTTCACCCACCAATGCCAGCACTACTGCAGCTACCTGAAAAAGAAGCTGGTAAGATGCATAAAATGCAGCACTTATCAAATGTGTAATCAGAAAGATACGGTTTGGGATTCACTGAGGTATAATGCAAGGAGAAACCACTGCAAAGGAATCAGGTATTTTCAGTGGCTTTAGAAATACCCTGACAGTGGTTTTGTGAAGAATTTTGTATGTAAGAAAATGTGTGCTTGCAAAGGGCTAACATGCAACAGCAAGTATTAGAGTGTAAAATCTATGGATCATCATGGTACTATTTAAAGATTAATGCATGCGCATTATGGTTCTAAATTTTCATTACAAGAAATTAAACGAAGTCCCTAATAAGTATGTTGGATACCTGTCTGAGAAGTAAACTGTGAGCAAGTCTTAGAAAGTCAGGATCCCAAAGTGAATTAATGTCATTATGGACATGTTAACAACTGCAGTTGTAACAATTTTGCTTTTACAGAAGGATAAAGGGCAAGCTTGACTTGAACCTGAAGTTTAAATGAAACAATGGATTATTATGTCAGTACCTGTAGTAGCCCTAAAATGGTCATCTAGAAAAGGTGTGGTATATAATTATGGCACTTTGTCCAGACAAAGTAACTTTTGTGAGAAATGGGGTATATTGATCTGGATAAATTTGTTTCTGAACCCATAAATTGGTCTGTAGCTACATAGTACTGTGCTCTATTGCGTAAGCTGTGCTACAAAGGAAAAGATCTGAATTACTCATCTTGCTCAACTTCTCTTGTAGTAGATTACAATTCAAGCCATAGTCttacctttatttttatattaaactttACTACTTGCTTTTTCTATACCTTTAAAATCTTACATGAATTAGTATATAATTTTGTGTGTTTTCGTTGTATTACTTTAAAGGAGTAGTAGCCCAGGCTAGATCTGTTCTAGCATGGCACAACCGCTACCGATTCTGCCCAACATGTGGGAGTGCAACCAAGATTGAAGAAGGAGGTTACAAGAAAAGTTGCTTAAAAGAAGATTGTCCCAGTCTCCAAGGTGTTCACAACACATCATACCCAAGAGTTGGTGAGAATATTGTAGGATAAACTTGGTCAAAAAGTGGCTTGTTTGTACTATTATATACCTGtaaatcaatttattttgttatttcaacTGCTTGCTTCTGTTCCAGGTCTTACATACTTGTTTCTCCTCAGAGTACATGTGTCTCAGCTCTATTTAGCATTAAGTAGTTCAGGCTTCTCTTCTTTCAGTAGTCTGTGACAAAATCAATCTATTACAATGGAGTAATATCAGTTAGAAGTTCCAACAACTGAGATATCAATACAAAGGgtcacattttacttttttttttccttccctgcatATTGTTTTCTCACTTTGCAAGCCATCCGAGCTTGAAATGTGAAATTTGGTCCTGTATCAAATTTCTGATGCAGTGCTCATTTTCCTGTAGTGCCGTTTTGACTGTGTTAGTCATCCTCACTGGCTTTCACTATTCATTGTCAGTTGCAAACTGCCAGGCCTATTTCTACTCAGAATATAAGCTTGTATAGAAAGTCTTTTATAGGtcctttttttcatctgttgcaAAGGAAGTATACTATGTTATTGATGGGGaaccaaggaaggaaaaaaacttaCCCTTTTGTTCCTGGATCATTTGGTAACTCTTTGACCACATTTCCCTCCCCTACCCTGTCCTCTCTTCTGCAGTTGTAGTTCTGGATGTTGTATGTGTGTTGGATGTTCTCTTACATGTCCTACATATACCTTTGTAGTAATCAAAGCAATTGTGCCATATTCTTTTGTCTTATGGACTATAGTGAAGCCTGCTAAAATACTAGTGgctgtttctttacagtctctATCACAACAAGCTTAGAGAAGGAGTAGGATTATATAGGAAAGCCTGATGAACTAGCATTTTCTACTGATGCCTCTCTCTGAAGAAAGTTTACAAACAACAACACTGCATATTCTATGCTATGCCATGTGGCAGATATCTTTGAGCAGGACAGCCATCTTTGAAATTATTGCTTATTGTTGGTTGCTGAATCAAGCCTTTTCATACAGAGAAAATACTGGTGTTTTGGACCAAAAAAAGGTCCCAGAAGAACGATAGCAAGAGAGCAAATATATACAGGCAGAGGTagatagaaaaaattaaaaacaacacaTTAAGATACTTTAAGAGCTAGATAACAATAAAAAGGGTGAAAGGATCATAGACAAACACTGTGAAGAAAGGCATGACAAAAAGAATGATACcaataggagaaaagaaagaaaaagatacataAAATGACCAGAAGtgagaaagtaaataaaagtgCAACATCAGGTGAGAGATTGATAGCAAACAGTCAACAAAGTCAAAAGTGGAAAGTTTAGTCAGTATTTACATTGTAACTAGAGTATCTAGCTGGTCTTTGGTATTTCAGACAAAAGTACATTCTTCAGGCCTGTGTGTGTAAAGGAGGTGATAGTAAATTGTTTTGCTGTAGAAATTATTGCTATCTGCTGGATGCATGGCTAGGTTAGTATTGCTGATACTCTTAACAGATTGTGTGCTTTGGTTGCAGGTATGTCCTGCATTTTAAGCCTTGGCTAGCAAACTGCTTCTACTAAGCATGTATGtgtgaaacaaaataaacagatatcttacatggaaaaaaaaccaaaaatgaaataaaataataacttgCTCTGCACATCTGTACAATTCTGATTTCAATCTCTTAAAGGTACATGCATTTACATGCATTGGTATTGAATAGGCTGAAATTTATCACTGCTTCTAGGTCTCTCAGATGTTGAAATATATTCCTTTCATGTCCCTTACAGATCCTGTTGTGATAATGCAAGTCATCCATCCAGATGGGAATCACTGCCTTTTAGGTAGGCAGAAGAGGTTTCCCCCAGGAATGTTTACCTGTCTTGCTGGATTTGTAGAACCTGGTGAGTAATTTCATTTTCCCTTACCAAACAGTTTTTCTCACATACCGTattgtacattaaaaataatatagaaatatGTTCAGTGTTAtgtcaaataaatgtttttgcttcCTGTTAGATAAGTTGTTACAGTAAATATGCCTGATCTGTACTTTCCAGCAGCTGAtttataaaaaaagcaaaaagcaaccagtaaatatgattttaaaataattttctcatcaTGCACTCTTAAATCATGTatttaagtgaaaaaatattttgaaacacaTACAGGGTCCTTTCTTTGGTGACACTTAGCAAGGGattagcaaaggaaaaataagagtTAAAGCATAACTTAAAGTTAACATaaagttaagcatatgcttaCATGTTTAGGGCCTGATTGTTTAGATGGAAGATAAACAGAAATTATataatttcaaaaggaaagagaTATTTTGCTAGCTGTGTTCAGGAATAATAGTTGGAATTAGTTGCAATTTTTAGTAGCTGCAGAACAATTTGTAAAGCATTCTTATATTGGGAATGCATCTTAATCACCAGTGAAACTATATTCAATAGCTGTGTGCAGGTGAAATATGGTGACAGCATGAATAAGTTTATTCAGGTATCATTTGAAAAAAGTCAAGATGTTTATTCCTTCACTTCTTTCTTTATTCTGCTGGCCTTACTACCTTCTGATGCTGAATTGAAGTATATAAACTAAAATTTAAGAGTAGCTGATCTTGTCATCAGCTTCTAATCAGCTGAACATAGCTGAACTAAAACTTCTATCTCTGATACATGGACTGTCTGTATCAGATAAAGATTCAGTTTAATGAACCTGTAATCAGTGATTACAACATAGTACATGTATGCATATGTAAGCCTATCACCATCAACACTCCACATACAGATCTAGCAGTTTTCTGTGAATATGGAAGTAAAGCTTTTCATTGCAGTTTAAGTTTGGAGAATTGTCTGTATGTGTTAAGACAATGGAGAATGAGTCAGGAAAAGTGAATAATACAATGCAGGAATGTGTGTAAGTCTTCTTAAGTCTCTATTTTCTTACTAttgtaattttaaatacttattttcaagTTCTATTACATGCTGTTACAATCATACTgataatctaaaaaaaataacactgctaTTTATAAATGAACAGATCAGCATTTCAAGTAATTAAAATAACAGTGTATTTCCTACCcaatttttgacattttaggtGTGGTACTAATAGTTTGCATGTATGATAAGTTATCAATTCAGGAAATAAGTATTATGATGGAGAAATCACACTCTATTTTCAAAGTTCCATTTTGCTTTAGTGGCTAGTTTTGCCTTATTAGACTTCTGTATCTTGTGCTTAGGATCTGCACCCTGATCTGTGAACTAGATCTCTATAGATAATTGTTTTGGGCAGTTTCAAATCTTTTAAGTCAGTTCAAGGCACAGGATGTAATCGTTGCTTGGGGTATCTTCATCAGCTGCTTGCTCTTTGCCCTTTTTAATTAGGCGAAACAATAGAAGATGCTGTTCGAAGAGAAGTAGAAGAAGAGGCTGGAGTCAAAGTTGGCCATGTTCAGTATGTCTCTTGTCAGCCATGGCCAATGCCCTCCTCCCTAATGATTGGCTGCTTAGCTGTTGCAGTGTCTACAGAAATTAAAGTTGACAAGAAAGAAATAGAGGATGCCCGTTGGTTCACTAGAGAACAGGTAAAGttcaatttaatttccttcttgtATTTATTAGTCCGTGACAGGGTTGGTTCTGGCATACAATAGATACTTGCTTTTTTCAGCAAGTTGAATGAGCATGTATACTCTCTATTTTATCATACTACAGTTGCATTATATTGGAATTACAGATTACACACAACCAGAGAAAGGCAGATATTTACGGTAATTTCTGAGTCACTTGCACGcccattttatattatttttgccACTTAGCTATTCACCTTTTCCTTTTGGGAGATAGccaaattattgttattttaacCCACTTCCTTAGCAAGCCTGTGCTTCTCATTTTGGCAGAAGTAGTATTCAGTAACTTTTAACATCTGTGTTTCTCCAAACAAGCATGCTACCAGAGTTGCTCGCAGGGGGGAGGTTTAGGTAAAAACTGTGGGACTTAGTTTGAGCATCTTTTTCCATGCAGTACTATTTTGATACTCTGGTATTGAATGCAGTTTACTGTGCATTAATAGGATATTCTACACTTAGCTTTCCTGAGTATTTAAAATGTGTcaaataaaagagaggaaaaaatttcATGAgtggaaaaaggaaagatttcttACACAATGTAGTCTTCACAGGTTTTTCCACAGGCTAAACTTTCAATAACAGTGTATTTCTGCCTAGCAGTTGCAAGTGTTTTGAATCTGTAAGTCAACTTGAAGGCAAAGTTAATCACCTATAATGTCAGTGTATTCTTGACAACGCTGAGagcattattttaaatgaatgtcAGTTCTGAATACAGCTAGTCACATGCAGGTTGGTCTAGAATTGGAAATAAGTGTACTTCAGAAATGTAGTaaattaaaagtgtatttttgtgTTGCTTGCAACTGCTtcagaaaaccagcaaaacacatttccttctgcACTCcatgtggaggaaaaaaaacagaataatttatgGAACAGTGTAGAGCACCATCTGGTGGTCCTTACAGTAAAGAGGCTTCACAAAAACCTTAAATACTGTGTTAGCAGTCAATCTCCACAGTTGTATTAGAAAGACGGTCTCCTTTGAGGCACATTTGAGCTCAAAACTGTCAGAGTTCACACAGAATCCTGCGTGGTTTTTTCTCTGCATCTGTCTTGGAGAATCTAGTAGTGGCTCTAGTAATGATAGACTCATTGATCATCATAGTAAGATAATTCCTGCATTAATACAATGTTAGATTCCATATAGTATATTATACTAccttctaacaaaaaaa
The Strix uralensis isolate ZFMK-TIS-50842 chromosome Z, bStrUra1, whole genome shotgun sequence DNA segment above includes these coding regions:
- the NUDT12 gene encoding NAD-capped RNA hydrolase NUDT12, producing the protein MTDSKKNLHQDIISQLHNFAAVGDAAKLKALLSRYPSLINAAADNGWTALMYGARNGHLEVVQILLEERCDRSITNKSRQTALDIAKLWGYKHIANLLANVKGGQVPNFLSNDVKEYENYFGLTLLDRRSDKRTDSKWLSKKQSHPNTVYILFSNLSPLVTLAGGIGSPQQPEVKLCRLYHKDVEQYMNQTEEGTLIFLGVELQFHMNLVAACNGRVLQEDEEDQLVAWFALSIDSASAEKFQQKHEDCYFLHPPMPALLQLPEKEAGVVAQARSVLAWHNRYRFCPTCGSATKIEEGGYKKSCLKEDCPSLQGVHNTSYPRVDPVVIMQVIHPDGNHCLLGRQKRFPPGMFTCLAGFVEPGETIEDAVRREVEEEAGVKVGHVQYVSCQPWPMPSSLMIGCLAVAVSTEIKVDKKEIEDARWFTREQVTEVLIKGNQRSFFIPPSQAIAHQLIKHWIGMNANL